The proteins below are encoded in one region of Juglans microcarpa x Juglans regia isolate MS1-56 chromosome 4D, Jm3101_v1.0, whole genome shotgun sequence:
- the LOC121261501 gene encoding bifunctional 3-dehydroquinate dehydratase/shikimate dehydrogenase, chloroplastic-like, which yields MGSLPFTVSDLQTSTSGTRSSPTLLCTPLMGTTVDQMLIEMGKAKEIGSDVVEIRLDCLRNFNPRPDLQVLIERSPLPTLVTYRPIWEGGQYEGDETKRQDALRLAMELGADYIDVELEIAHDFNNSIYGKKPENFKVIVSSHNFHNTPSSEAIGNLVARIQATGADIVKIATTALDITDCARIFQIMVHSQVPTIGIVMGERGLISRLLSPKFGGYLTYGALEAGAISAPGQPTAKDLLDLYNFRLIGPDTRVYGIIGKPVGHSKSPLLFNAAFKSVGLNAVYVHFLVDDVKKFFDTYSSSDWAGCSCTIPHKEAALKCMNEIDPIAKKIGAINNIVRRSDGGLMAFNTDYIGAIAGIEDQLRGLNGTNPAAGSPLAGKLFVVLGAGGAGKSLAYGAAQKGARVVVANRTYERAKELADKVGGQAMTLAEVDNFHPEEGMVLANTTSVGMKPKIDETPISKQSLKHYCLVFDAIYTPKETRLLREARETGATIVYGTEMLIRQGFEQYKNFTGLPAPEELFRQLMEKHA from the exons ATGGGAAGCCTTCCG TTTACCGTGTCGGATTTGCAAACAAGCACGAGTGGAACTCGGAGCAGTCCCACGTTGCTATGTACTCCATTGATGGGAACCACGGTCGATCAAATGCTGATCGAGATGGGAAAGGCCAAGGAAATCGGATCCGATGTCGTTGAGATCCGGCTCGACTGTTTGAGAAACTTCAATCCACGCCCCGATCTTCAAGTTCTCATTGAGCGGTCTCCATTGCCAACTCTTGTCACTTACAG ACCAATTTGGGAAGGCGGTCAGTATGAAGGTGATGAAACCAAGCGACAGGATGCACTTCGTTTGGCAATGGAATTGGGAGCCGATTACATTGATGTTGAGCTTGAGATTGCTCATGACTTCAACAATTCCATTTATGGGAAGAAGCCTGAGAACTTCAAAGTCATCGTTTCTTCTCACAATTTTCACAATACTCCATCTTCTGAGGCCATTGGCAATCTTGTGGCAAGAATCCAAGCTACCGGAGCTGACATAGTGAAGATTGCAACAACTGCATTGGACATTACAGATTGTGCACGCATTTTTCAGATAATGGTGCATTCTCAA GTGCCAACAATTGGAATTGTTATGGGAGAAAGGGGTTTGATTTCAAGGTTACTTAGCCCCAAGTTTGGTGGATACCTCACTTATGGTGCACTTGAGGCAGGTGCTATTTCAGCTCCAGGCCAACCAACTGCAAAAGATTTGTTGGACTTGTACAACTTCAGGCTTATTGGACCAGATACTAGAGTGTATGGCATCATTGGGAAGCCTGTTGGTCACAGCAAGAGTCCACTTCTTTTCAATGCAGCATTCAAGTCAGTTGGTCTTAATGCAGTTTATGTGCACTTTTTGGTGGACGATGTCAAGAAGTTTTTCGATACCTATTCTTCCTCTGATTGGGCTGGATGCAG TTGTACAATCCCACATAAGGAGGCTGCTCTCAAGTGCATGAACGAGATTGACCCTATTGCCAAG AAAATAGGAGCTATTAATAACATTGTCAGGAGATCAGATGGAGGACTAATGGCTTTCAACACTGACTACATCGGTGCTATTGCTGGCATTGAAGATCAACTGAGAG GTCTGAATGGTACAAATCCTGCAGCCGGCTCACCCTTGGCTGGTAAATTGTTTGTTGTTTTGGGAGCCGGTGGTGCTGGCAAATCACTTGCCTATGGTGCTGCACAAAAGGGAGCAAGAGTGGTGGTTGCCAATCGTACATACG AGCGAGCTAAAGAACTGGCTGACAAAGTTGGTGGACAAGCTATGACTCTTGCTGAAGTAGACAACTTCCATCCTGAAGAAGGGATGGTTCTTGCTAACACTACATCCGTGGGAATGAAACCTAAAATAGATGAGACCCCCATTTCAAAG CAATCTCTGAAACATTATTGCCTAGTATTTGATGCCATTTACACACCAAAGGAGACCAGGCTCTTGCGTGAAGCAAGAGAGACTGGAGCAACTATTGTGTACGGAACAGAGATGTTGATCCGCCAAGGCTTTGAACAATACAAGAACTTCACTGGTCTGCCTG CACCAGAAGAACTGTTTAGGCAACTCATGGAGAAGCATGCATAA
- the LOC121261502 gene encoding bifunctional 3-dehydroquinate dehydratase/shikimate dehydrogenase, chloroplastic-like isoform X3, whose protein sequence is MGPIWEGGKYDGDESKRQNALRLAMELGADYIDVELKVAHDFYNAIQGKKPAKIKIIVSSHNYQNTPSLEEIGNLVARIQATGADIVKVATTAVDITDSARIFQILVHSQVPMIGIVMGEKGFISRILSAKFGGFLTFGSIEAGLVSAPGQPTVKELLDLYNFRQLGPDTKVHGVIGNPIGHSKSPHLYNPAFKSVNFDGIYLPLLVDNVANFLKTYSSHDFVGYSYTIPHKEAGFNCCDEIDPIAKEIGAISCMIKRPNGNLMGYNVDYLGAIAAIEEGLRASNGASQASGSPLTGKLFVVMGAGGAGKALAFGGKEKGARVVVANRTYDKAKQLASKVGGEAITLAELENFHPEDGMILANTTSVGMKPKIENTPLSKEALKRYSLVFDAIYTPKLTRLLREAQESGATIVYGTEMFINQAFVQFEKFTGLPAPKQLIRDTLARNT, encoded by the exons ATGGG GCCAATATGGGAAGGTGGGAAGTATGATGGTGATGAAAGCAAGCGACAAAATGCACTACGTCTAGCCATGGAGTTGGGAGCTGATTATATTGATGTTGAACTGAAG GTGGCTCATGATTTCTACAACGCCATTCAAGGGAAGAAACCGGCAAAGATCAAAATCATCGTCTCTTCACACAACTATCAAAATACCCCGTCTCTTGAAGAAATTGGCAATCTTGTGGCGAGAATACAGGCAACTGGAGCCGACATAGTAAAGGTTGCAACAACTGCTGTAGACATCACAGACTCTGCACGTATATTTCAAATTCTAGTGCATTCTCAA GTCCCCATGATAGGAATTGTCATGGGTGAGAAGGGTTTTATTTCAAGAATACTTAGTGCAAAATTTGGTGGGTTTCTCACTTTTGGTTCTATTGAGGCGGGATTGGTATCAGCTCCTGGGCAACCAACTGTAAAGGAGTTGCTGGATTTATACAATTTCAGACAGTTAGGACCTGATACCAAAGTACATGGTGTTATTGGGAATCCTATCGGTCACAGCAAAAGTCCTCATCTGTACAATCCAGCATTCAAGTCTGTCAATTTTGATGGAATCTATTTGCCTCTGTTGGTTGATAATGTTGCCAATTTTCTCAAGACCTACTCGTCTCACGACTTTGTTGGATACAG TTATACAATTCCTCATAAGGAGGCTGGGTTTAATTGTTGTGATGAGATAGATCCAATTGCCAAG GAAATTGGAGCTATTAGTTGCATGATCAAGAGACCTAATGGAAACCTAATGGGTTACAATGTTGACTATCTTGGAGCAATTGCAGCTATTGAGGAAGGACTTCGAG CATCCAATGGTGCAAGCCAAGCATCTGGTTCTCCGTTGACTGGTAAACTGTTTGTCGTCATGGGAGCTGGTGGTGCTGGAAAAGCACTTGCTTTTGgtggaaaagaaaagggagcAAGAGTCGTAGTGGCCAATCGAACATATG ACAAAGCCAAACAACTTGCCAGTAAAGTTGGAGGAGAAGCTATAACTCTTGCCGAATTAGAAAATTTCCATCCAGAAGATGGGATGATCCTTGCAAATACAACATCTGTTGGAATGAAACCAAAAATTGAGAACACACCCCTTTCCAAG GAAGCTCTTAAACGCTATTCTTTGGTTTTTGATGCCATTTACACCCCCAAATTGACAAGACTGTTGAGAGAAGCACAAGAGTCTGGAGCCACTATTGTTTATGGGACAGAAATGTTCATTAACCAAGCATTTGTACAGTTTGAAAAGTTCACCGGATTGCCAG CACCAAAGCAACTGATTCGGGACACTTTGGCGAGAAATACATAA
- the LOC121261500 gene encoding bifunctional 3-dehydroquinate dehydratase/shikimate dehydrogenase, chloroplastic-like has translation MGSIGMLNNSTLICAPLMAQSVEQMVSDMYEAKAQGADVVEVRLDCIKNFQPRQDLQTIIRKKPLPVLIVYRPRWEGGQYEGDERTRVETLHLAKDLGADYIDFELKVASNLRGELKMDHHDGSKVIVSCYVNGMTSLEDLSHLVASMQATGADIIKLVTKAIDITEISRIFHLLSHCQVPLIAYSVGERGLMSQILSPKFGGLLVYGSMEGNSVPGLPTLDSLRQAYKVIHINADTKVFGLISKPVSHSKGPLLHNPTFRHVNYNGIYVPMFVDNLKDFFSVYSSPDFAGFSVGIPYKEAVIGFCDEVHPLAKAIGAVNTIIRRPTDGKLVGYNTDCEASICAIEDALKEQGCTNGGASLSSPLAGKQFVLVGAGGAGRALAFGAKSRGAWVIIFDIDFDRAKSLACAVSGEARPYNDIVNFQPEKGAILANATPLGMHPNTDRIPVAEATLGDYQLVFDSVYTPRKTRLLKEAEAVGAIIVSGVEMFLRQAIGQFNLFTGREAPEDFMREIILAKF, from the exons ATGGGAAGTATTGGAATGTTGAATAATTCAACTTTGATTTGTGCTCCACTAATGGCTCAATCCGTTGAGCAAATGGTGAGTGACATGTACGAGGCAAAAGCACAAGGTGCGGATGTAGTTGAAGTCAGGTTGGACTGTATTAAGAACTTCCAGCCTCGCCAAGACCTTCAAACCATCATCAGAAAAAAGCCCTTGCCAGTGCTCATCGTGTATCG gccAAGGTGGGAAGGTGGTCAGTATGAAGGTGATGAGCGCACACGGGTGGAAACACTCCATTTAGCCAAAGATCTGGGAGCTGATTACATTGATTTTGAGCTCAAG GTGGCTTCTAATCTTAGGGGAGAACTGAAAATGGATCATCACGATGGTAGCAAAGTTATTGTTTCATGCTATGTAAATGGTATGACCTCTCTGGAAGATTTGAGCCATCTTGTTGCAAGCATGCAAGCTACTGGAGCGGATATCATCAAACTTGTCACAAAAGCAATTGATATTACAGAAATATCAAGAATTTTTCATCTGCTCTCTCATTGCCAG GTGCCACTAATTGCATATTCGGTCGGTGAAAGAGGTCTTATGAGCCAGATATTGAGCCCAAAATTTGGTGGTCTTCTAGTCTATGGATCTATGGAAGGAAATTCAGTTCCAGGCCTGCCTACTCTAGACAGCCTTAGGCAGGCTTATAAAGTGATCCATATTAATGCAGATACCAAAGTTTTTGGGCTCATCTCCAAACCAGTTAGCCACAGTAAAGGCCCTCTATTGCATAATCCTACTTTCAGGCATGTAAACTATAATGGAATATATGTGCCAATGTTTGTTGATAATCTCAAGGACTTCTTCAGTGTCTATTCAAGCCCTGACTTTGCTGGATTCAG TGTCGGGATCCCATACAAAGAAGCTGTAATTGGTTTTTGTGATGAAGTACATCCACTTGCTAAG GCCATAGGTGCTGTTAATACTATTATAAGGAGGCCTACTGATGGCAAGCTGGTTGGTTATAATACAGACTGTGAGGCTTCAATATGTGCAATTGAAGATGCTCTTAAAG AACAGGGATGCACTAATGGGGGAGCATCTCTCAGTTCTCCTCTTGCTGGAAAACAATTTGTGCTAGTTGGTGCTGGAGGTGCAGGAAGGGCATTGGCATTTGGTGCCAAGAGTAGAGGAGCTTGGGTTATCATTTTTGACATTGATTTTG ACAGAGCAAAATCTCTTGCTTGTGCTGTATCTGGTGAAGCTCGGCCCTACAATGATATAGTTAACTTCCAGCCAGAGAAAGGTGCAATACTAGCAAATGCAACACCTTTGGGAATGCATCCAAATACAGATCGGATTCCTGTAGCTGAG GCAACCTTGGGGGATTACCAGCTTGTCTTTGATTCCGTTTACACACCAAGAAAGACCAGACTACTAAAAGAGGCTGAGGCTGTAGGAGCCATCATTGTGAGTGGAGTTGAAATGTTCCTCCGTCAGGCCATTGGCCAGTTCAACCTCTTCACAGGAAGAGAAG CACCTGAAGATTTCATGCGGGAGATCATCTTGGCAAAGTTCTGA
- the LOC121261502 gene encoding bifunctional 3-dehydroquinate dehydratase/shikimate dehydrogenase, chloroplastic-like isoform X2, with amino-acid sequence MDLQIADGVRRNGTQICAPVMAETVDQMLTQARKAKELGADLVEIRLDFLKTFNPRQDLEILIKQCPLPTLVTYRPIWEGGKYDGDESKRQNALRLAMELGADYIDVELKVAHDFYNAIQGKKPAKIKIIVSSHNYQNTPSLEEIGNLVARIQATGADIVKVATTAVDITDSARIFQILVHSQVPMIGIVMGEKGFISRILSAKFGGFLTFGSIEAGLVSAPGQPTVKELLDLYNFRQLGPDTKVHGVIGNPIGHSKSPHLYNPAFKSVNFDGIYLPLLVDNVANFLKTYSSHDFVGYSYTIPHKEAGFNCCDEIDPIAKEIGAISCMIKRPNGNLMGYNVDYLGAIAAIEEGLRASNGASQASGSPLTGKLFVVMGAGGAGKALAFGGKEKGARVVVANRTYDKAKQLASKVGGEAITLAELENFHPEDGMILANTTSVGMKPKIENTPLSKEALKRYSLVFDAIYTPKLTRLLREAQESGATIVYGTEMFINQAFVQFEKFTGLPAPKQLIRDTLARNT; translated from the exons ATGGATCTCCAAATCGCGGATGGAGTTCGAAGGAATGGGACGCAAATATGCGCCCCAGTAATGGCGGAAACAGTCGATCAGATGCTGACTCAAGCCCGAAAGGCAAAGGAACTTGGTGCCGACCTTGTTGAGATTCGATTGGACTTCTTGAAGACCTTTAATCCTAGACAGGATCTCGAGATCTTGATTAAACAGTGTCCTTTGCCCACTCTTGTCACTTACAG GCCAATATGGGAAGGTGGGAAGTATGATGGTGATGAAAGCAAGCGACAAAATGCACTACGTCTAGCCATGGAGTTGGGAGCTGATTATATTGATGTTGAACTGAAG GTGGCTCATGATTTCTACAACGCCATTCAAGGGAAGAAACCGGCAAAGATCAAAATCATCGTCTCTTCACACAACTATCAAAATACCCCGTCTCTTGAAGAAATTGGCAATCTTGTGGCGAGAATACAGGCAACTGGAGCCGACATAGTAAAGGTTGCAACAACTGCTGTAGACATCACAGACTCTGCACGTATATTTCAAATTCTAGTGCATTCTCAA GTCCCCATGATAGGAATTGTCATGGGTGAGAAGGGTTTTATTTCAAGAATACTTAGTGCAAAATTTGGTGGGTTTCTCACTTTTGGTTCTATTGAGGCGGGATTGGTATCAGCTCCTGGGCAACCAACTGTAAAGGAGTTGCTGGATTTATACAATTTCAGACAGTTAGGACCTGATACCAAAGTACATGGTGTTATTGGGAATCCTATCGGTCACAGCAAAAGTCCTCATCTGTACAATCCAGCATTCAAGTCTGTCAATTTTGATGGAATCTATTTGCCTCTGTTGGTTGATAATGTTGCCAATTTTCTCAAGACCTACTCGTCTCACGACTTTGTTGGATACAG TTATACAATTCCTCATAAGGAGGCTGGGTTTAATTGTTGTGATGAGATAGATCCAATTGCCAAG GAAATTGGAGCTATTAGTTGCATGATCAAGAGACCTAATGGAAACCTAATGGGTTACAATGTTGACTATCTTGGAGCAATTGCAGCTATTGAGGAAGGACTTCGAG CATCCAATGGTGCAAGCCAAGCATCTGGTTCTCCGTTGACTGGTAAACTGTTTGTCGTCATGGGAGCTGGTGGTGCTGGAAAAGCACTTGCTTTTGgtggaaaagaaaagggagcAAGAGTCGTAGTGGCCAATCGAACATATG ACAAAGCCAAACAACTTGCCAGTAAAGTTGGAGGAGAAGCTATAACTCTTGCCGAATTAGAAAATTTCCATCCAGAAGATGGGATGATCCTTGCAAATACAACATCTGTTGGAATGAAACCAAAAATTGAGAACACACCCCTTTCCAAG GAAGCTCTTAAACGCTATTCTTTGGTTTTTGATGCCATTTACACCCCCAAATTGACAAGACTGTTGAGAGAAGCACAAGAGTCTGGAGCCACTATTGTTTATGGGACAGAAATGTTCATTAACCAAGCATTTGTACAGTTTGAAAAGTTCACCGGATTGCCAG CACCAAAGCAACTGATTCGGGACACTTTGGCGAGAAATACATAA
- the LOC121261502 gene encoding bifunctional 3-dehydroquinate dehydratase/shikimate dehydrogenase, chloroplastic-like isoform X1, whose product MTLDSIPLATMDLQIADGVRRNGTQICAPVMAETVDQMLTQARKAKELGADLVEIRLDFLKTFNPRQDLEILIKQCPLPTLVTYRPIWEGGKYDGDESKRQNALRLAMELGADYIDVELKVAHDFYNAIQGKKPAKIKIIVSSHNYQNTPSLEEIGNLVARIQATGADIVKVATTAVDITDSARIFQILVHSQVPMIGIVMGEKGFISRILSAKFGGFLTFGSIEAGLVSAPGQPTVKELLDLYNFRQLGPDTKVHGVIGNPIGHSKSPHLYNPAFKSVNFDGIYLPLLVDNVANFLKTYSSHDFVGYSYTIPHKEAGFNCCDEIDPIAKEIGAISCMIKRPNGNLMGYNVDYLGAIAAIEEGLRASNGASQASGSPLTGKLFVVMGAGGAGKALAFGGKEKGARVVVANRTYDKAKQLASKVGGEAITLAELENFHPEDGMILANTTSVGMKPKIENTPLSKEALKRYSLVFDAIYTPKLTRLLREAQESGATIVYGTEMFINQAFVQFEKFTGLPAPKQLIRDTLARNT is encoded by the exons ATGACTCTCGACAGCATTCCG TTGGCTACTATGGATCTCCAAATCGCGGATGGAGTTCGAAGGAATGGGACGCAAATATGCGCCCCAGTAATGGCGGAAACAGTCGATCAGATGCTGACTCAAGCCCGAAAGGCAAAGGAACTTGGTGCCGACCTTGTTGAGATTCGATTGGACTTCTTGAAGACCTTTAATCCTAGACAGGATCTCGAGATCTTGATTAAACAGTGTCCTTTGCCCACTCTTGTCACTTACAG GCCAATATGGGAAGGTGGGAAGTATGATGGTGATGAAAGCAAGCGACAAAATGCACTACGTCTAGCCATGGAGTTGGGAGCTGATTATATTGATGTTGAACTGAAG GTGGCTCATGATTTCTACAACGCCATTCAAGGGAAGAAACCGGCAAAGATCAAAATCATCGTCTCTTCACACAACTATCAAAATACCCCGTCTCTTGAAGAAATTGGCAATCTTGTGGCGAGAATACAGGCAACTGGAGCCGACATAGTAAAGGTTGCAACAACTGCTGTAGACATCACAGACTCTGCACGTATATTTCAAATTCTAGTGCATTCTCAA GTCCCCATGATAGGAATTGTCATGGGTGAGAAGGGTTTTATTTCAAGAATACTTAGTGCAAAATTTGGTGGGTTTCTCACTTTTGGTTCTATTGAGGCGGGATTGGTATCAGCTCCTGGGCAACCAACTGTAAAGGAGTTGCTGGATTTATACAATTTCAGACAGTTAGGACCTGATACCAAAGTACATGGTGTTATTGGGAATCCTATCGGTCACAGCAAAAGTCCTCATCTGTACAATCCAGCATTCAAGTCTGTCAATTTTGATGGAATCTATTTGCCTCTGTTGGTTGATAATGTTGCCAATTTTCTCAAGACCTACTCGTCTCACGACTTTGTTGGATACAG TTATACAATTCCTCATAAGGAGGCTGGGTTTAATTGTTGTGATGAGATAGATCCAATTGCCAAG GAAATTGGAGCTATTAGTTGCATGATCAAGAGACCTAATGGAAACCTAATGGGTTACAATGTTGACTATCTTGGAGCAATTGCAGCTATTGAGGAAGGACTTCGAG CATCCAATGGTGCAAGCCAAGCATCTGGTTCTCCGTTGACTGGTAAACTGTTTGTCGTCATGGGAGCTGGTGGTGCTGGAAAAGCACTTGCTTTTGgtggaaaagaaaagggagcAAGAGTCGTAGTGGCCAATCGAACATATG ACAAAGCCAAACAACTTGCCAGTAAAGTTGGAGGAGAAGCTATAACTCTTGCCGAATTAGAAAATTTCCATCCAGAAGATGGGATGATCCTTGCAAATACAACATCTGTTGGAATGAAACCAAAAATTGAGAACACACCCCTTTCCAAG GAAGCTCTTAAACGCTATTCTTTGGTTTTTGATGCCATTTACACCCCCAAATTGACAAGACTGTTGAGAGAAGCACAAGAGTCTGGAGCCACTATTGTTTATGGGACAGAAATGTTCATTAACCAAGCATTTGTACAGTTTGAAAAGTTCACCGGATTGCCAG CACCAAAGCAACTGATTCGGGACACTTTGGCGAGAAATACATAA